gggggggggggggggggggggggggggggggggggggggggggggggggggggggggggggggggggggggggggggggggggggggggggggggggggggggggggggggggggggggggggggggggggggggggggggggggggggggggggggggggggggggggggggggggggggggggggggggggggggggggggggggggggggggggggggggggggggggggggggggggggggggggggggggggggggggggggggggggggggggggggggggggggggggggggggggggggggggggggggggggggggggggggggggggggggggggggggggggggggggggggggggggggggggggggggggggggggggggggggggggggggggggggggggggggggggggggggggggggggggggggggggggggggggggggggggggggggggggggggggggggggggggggggggggggggggggggggggggggggggggggggggggggggggggggggggggggggggggggggggggggggggggggggggggggggggggggggggggggggggggggggggggggggggggggggggggggggggggggggggggggggggggggggggggggggggggggggggggggggggggggggggggggggggggggggggggggggggggggggggggggggggggggggggggggggggggggggggggggggggggggggggggggggggggggggggggggggggggggggggggggggggggggggggggggggggggggggggggggggggggggggggggggggggggggggggggggggggggggggggggggggggggggggggggggggggggggggggggggggggggggggggggggggggggggggggggggggggggggggggggggggggggggggggggggggggggggggggggggggggggggggggggggggggggggggggggggggggggggggggggggggggggggggggggggggggggggggggggggggggggggggggggggggggggggggggggggggggggggggggggggggggggggggggggggggggggggggggggggggggggggggggggggggggggggggggggggggggggggggggggggggggggggggggggggggggggggggggggggggggggggggggggggggggggggggggggggggggggggggggggggggggggggggggggggggggggggggggggggggggggggggggggggggggggggggggggggggggggggggggggggggggggggggggggggggggggggggggggggggggggggggggggggggggggggggggggggggggggggggggggggggggggggggggggggggggggggggggggggggggggggggggggggggggggggggggggggggggggggggggggggggggggggggggggggggggggggggggggggggggggggggggggggggggggggggggggggggggggggggggggggggggggggggggggggggcattccTGCTGacccgctcttccgatctccgCCCGCCCGGAAGAGCGGGAATTTCTGCCGGTGGATGCGGGTGGCGCTCACCCCGATGATGGATTCCTGCAGCTCGGCGTCGTTGGAGACGCTGCGGATGCTGCCGCGGATCACTGCGGGGAAAGGCAGCCAGGGGTGTCAGCGTGGCCCTGCCCCCATTGCCACCCACTTCCCCATTCTTGTCCCCTTCCCTGTCTCCGTTATTGATCCATGCACGTTCCCGTcaccattcccattcccatcctcatccccatcctcatccccatcccagtccctgtccctatccccaCCTGCATCCATATTCCCATCCttatctccatctccatccccatcccatccccatccctgtccccattcccacccctaTCCTTATCCCCatctccattcccattcccattcccattcccattcccattcccattcccattcccattcccattcccattcccattcccattcccattcccattcccattcccattcccattcccattcccattcccattcccattcccattcccattcccattcccattcccattcccattcccattcccattcccattcccattcccattcccattcccattcccattcccattcccattcccattcccattcccattcccattcccattcccattcccattcccattcccattcccattcccattcccattcccattcccattcccattcccattcccattcccattcccattcccattcccattcccattcccattcccattcccattcccattcccattcccattcccattcccattcccattcccattcccattcccattcccattcccattcccattcccattcccattcccattcccattcccattcccattcccattcccattcccattcccattcccatccccatcctcatacccagcccagcccatccctgccaggTGTCCCGGTGCCTCTCACGGGTCCATCCCCCCTCTTGGAGCCCCGGGGGCCGCACTCACCAAAGTCACTAGTGCAAATGGCCATCAGGATCTCGGTGTCATTGCACGGCCGGCACGCACCTGCGGGACCGAGCACAGCCTGTCACCCCCAGGGGACAGCACCCCGagccagcccctcctcacccaggggacagcaccccgagccagcccctcctcacccaggggacagcacccccagccagcccctcctcaccctgcGGGCACCGGGCGGGGAAGGGGGAtggggcagggccaggctcaCCTTCAGCGCTGGGGCTGGCGGCGGGCAGCGCCGGCCGGGCCAgccagtggggggggggggggggggggggggggggggggggggggggggggggggggggggggggggggggggggggggggggggggggggggggggggggggggggggggggggggggggggggggggggggggggggggggggggggggggggggggggggggggggggggggggggggggggggggggggggggggggggggggggggggggggggggggggggggggggggggggggggggggggggggggggggggggggggggggggggggggggggggggggggggggggggggggggggggggggggggggggggggggggggggggggggggggggggggggggggggggggggggggggggggggggggggggggggggggggggggggggggggggggggggggggggggggggggggggggggggggggggggggggggggggggggggggggggggggggggggggggggggggggggggggggggggggggggggggggggggggggggggggggggggggggggggggggggggggggggggggggggggggggggggggggggggggggggggggggggggggggggggggggggggggggggggggggggggggggggggggggggggggggggggggggggggggggggggggggggggggggggggggggggggggggggggggggggggggggggggggggggggggggggggggggggggggggggggggggggggggggggggggggggggggggggggggggggggggggggggggggggggggggggggggggggggggggggggggggggggggggggggggggggggggggggggggggggggggggggggggggggggggggggggggggggggggggggggggggggggggggggggggggggggggggggggggggggggggggggggggggggggggggggggggggggggggggggggggggggggggggggggggggggggggctggtgGGGGGCAGGCGGGGGGCCAGGCGGAGGCGAAGGGCGCCCGTGGGGTACAGCCATTCCAGCGAGCCCTCGGCacagtgcagggacagctgctccACGCTGCCAGCCTCCTGTGACAGCCCGCTGTGGGGCACAGCGCCTCGTCAGCCGAGACCCCCAGGCGACAGGGACCCCcagtccctgtgtcccccagcacagcagcaccctgcGCTCCCAAGCAGCCCCTCCACAGAAGTGGGCGAGATGGCCACAGGCAGGAACGGCACCAAACCCCCCGTGATTTGGACTTGCGGTTCAACCACATTATTTTGGGGTGTCTATGTCCCTCAGCGCCTTTTGGGAGGAGCTATTGGGAGAGGGGGcgcagcagcagagccctccccCGCTCACACACCAGTGTGGGCTCCCAAGAGTGCCCCCAGCATTGGAGTGGCCTGTTCCCACTTTGGGGATCCCCAGTGGATGCTGGGGTCCCACTCTCACGCGGGACGCCTGgagccgccgggggggggggggggggggggggggggggggggggggggggggggggggggggggggggggagccgccTCTTTCCCGCGGCTCTGGTGGGGGGACGCGCCTGGACGGCAGCCTGGGGGGAGGGGGACAGTCGGGGGGCTGCTTTGTCCCCGACAGGACGCTGCTGGCTGCGTGGCCCCCctgtccccccatgtcccccgCGTGGGGCAGCCCCTCCTGGCGGGCCCCGGCTCTTTGTTCAGAGTCCGGCGCCTTCGGGCGATGCTTCGGGCCCTGCCGCGGGCTGGAGGTCCCGCCGACCATGGGGGTGGGTTTCACggctgggggagctcagggaagggggggggggggggggggggggggggggggggggggggggggggggggggggggggggggggggggggggggggggggggggggggggggggggggggggggggggggggggggggggggggggggggggggggggggggggggggggggggggggggggggggggggggggggggggggggggggggggggggggggggggggggggggggggggggggggggggggggggggggggggggggggggggggggggggggggggggggggggggggggggggggggggggggggggggggggggggggggggggggggggggggggggggggggggggggggggggggggggggggggggggggggggggggggggggggggggggggggggggggggggggggggggggggggggggggggggggggggggggggggggggggggggggggggggggggggggggggggggggggggggggggggggggggggggggggggggggggggggggggggggggggggggggggggggggggggggggggggggggggggggggggggggggggggggggggggggggggggggggggggggggggggggggggggggggggggggggggggggggggggggggggggggggggggggggggggggggggggggggggggggggggggggggggggggggggggggggggggggggggggggggggggggggggggggggggggggggggggggggggggggggggggggggggggggggggggggggggggggggggggggggggggggggggggggggggggggggggggggggggggggggggggggggggggggggggggggggggggggggggggggggggggggggggggggggggggggggggggggggggggggggggggggggggggggggggggggggggggggggggggggggggggggggggggggggggggggggggggggggggggggggggggggggggggggggggggggggggggggggggggggggggggggggggggggggggggggggggggggggggggggggggggggggggggggggggggggggggggggggggggggggggggggggggggggggggggggggggggggggggggggggggggggggggggggggggggggggggggggggggggggggggggggggggggggggggggggggggggggggggggggggggggggggggggggggggggggggggggggggggggggggggggggggggggggggggggggggggggggggggggggggggggggggggggggggggggggggggggggggggggggggggggggggggggggggggggggggggggggggggggcaccccaAACTGTGCGCACCCCAAACTGTGCGCACCCCAAACTGTGCGCACCCCAAACTGTGCGCACCCCAAACTGTGCGCACCCCAAACTGTGCGCACCCCAAACTGTGCGCACCCCAAACTGTGCGCACCCCAAACTGTGCGCACCCCAAACTGTGCGCACCCCAAACTGTGCGCACCCCAAACTGTGCGCACCCCAAACTGTGCGCACCCCAAACTGTGCGCACCCCAAACTGTGCGCACCCCAAACTGTGCGCACCCCAAACTGTGCGCACCCCAAACTGTGCGCACCCCAAACTGTGCGCACCCCAAACTGTGCGCACCCCAAACTGTGCGCACCCCAAACTGTGCGCACCCCAAACTGTGCGCACCCCAAACTGTGCACACCCCGGGCTGGGAGCACCCCAAACTGTGCACACCCCAAACTGTGCGCACCCCGGGCTGGGAGCGCCCCAAACTGTGTGCACCCAAAATTGTGCGCACCCCAACTAGGCACATCTCAAACTGTTCACACCCCTGGCTGTAGACACCCCAAGCCATGACACCCCAAATTTGCAgaccccaggctgcagccagccctgtccATAGACACCCCAACCATGCACAGCCGGGCCCCAGGTGTTACCCAGGCTATGAACACCCCAGACTGCCCCTCTCTGGTTTATGCATCCCCCCAGAACTGTGCACCCCGAGGCCTGCACACACCCCAGGCCAGCTACACGCCAGGGTATGCACACCCACAGTTGTGCACACCCCAAGCCATGCACATGTGGGGCTACAGTACCCCCCAATCTCTGCACACCCCACACCGCAGCCCCCCGGTTTAGATACCCCTCCCCAAGAGTTACACACACCACGGGTTCCCTGCCCCCTGAGTTCTGCACCCCAGGCTCTACGCACCCCAATTTATGCACAACTCAACCCATACACACCCCAGGCTACAGGCAGCCCAGGCCGTGCACACCCCGGCCTGCAGCCCCCCCTGTTTACACCCCCCAAAAGTTACACACCCCCCCATCCCCAAGCTTCTTTTAACCTTTCCCCAGCGCCAGCAGCGTCCCCCTCCCCACCGAGACACCTTTCtaaccgggggggggggggggggggggggggggggggggggggggggggggggggggggggggggggggggggggggggggggggggggggggggggggggggggggggggggggggggggggggggggggggggggggggggggggggggggggggggggggggggggggggggggggggggggggggggggggggggggggggggggggggggggggggggggggggggggggggggggggggggggggggggggggggggggggggggggggggggggggggggggggggggggggggggggggggggggggggggggggggggggggggggggggggggggggggggggggggggggggggggggggggggggggggggggggggggggggggggggggggggggggggggggggggggggggggggggggggggggggggggggggggggggggggggggggggggggggggggggggggggggggggggggggggggggggggggggggggggggggggggggggggggggggggggggggggggggggggggggggggggggggggggggggggggggggggggggggggggggggggggggggggggggggggggggggggggggggggggggggggggggggggggggggggggggggggggggggggggggggggggggggggggggggggggggggggggggggggggggggggggggggggggggggggggggggggggggggggggggggggggggggggggggggggggggggggggggggggggggggggggggggggggggggggggggggggggggggggggggggggggggggggggggggggggggggggggggggggggggggggggggggggggggggggggggggggggggggggggggggggggggggggggggggggggggggggggggggggggggggggggggggggggggggggggggggggggggggggggggggggggggggggggggggggggggggggggggggggggggggggggggggggggggggggggggggggggggggggggggggggggggggggggggggggggggccgggccaGCGGGGATGCtccctgggacaccccaggatGCCGGGAGGTGGCACACGGCGCCACCATCCCCGCAGGCACGTGGCAGTGTCTGCCCTAATGCCAGCGCCCCGGGGCGAGGCTGCACCCCAGCCCCCTCCACAGCCCCCCGACCCACCTTAACTGGGTGTTACTGGAGAAACCTCGGCCCCAGCTGGAGCGCCGGCCCCGGCTTCCCTCCCTCCGCACCATATGGGGCAATCCCGCCGTCGGGGGGTCCCTTTGGAGCAG
This genomic stretch from Ficedula albicollis isolate OC2 chromosome 14, FicAlb1.5, whole genome shotgun sequence harbors:
- the METRN gene encoding meteorin; translated protein: MVGGTSSPRQGPKHRPKAPDSEQRAGARQEGLPHAGDMGGQGGHAASSVLSGTKQPPDCPPPPRLPSRRVPPPEPRERGAVPHSGLSQEAGSVEQLSLHCAEGSLEWLYPTGALRLRLAPRLPPTTHWLARPALPAASPSAEGACRPCNDTEILMAICTSDFVIRGSIRSVSNDAELQESIIGVSATRIHRQKFPLFRAGGDRKSGGLQPFVPF